The stretch of DNA ACGGGTGCTTGGCCAACGCGACCGCGACCGGCGGGGCGATGAACACATACGTGCACTTCTGCCCGGAGACGATGGACAGGAACTCGACGAGGTCGAACTTCGGCATCGTCACCAGCGACGCCCGGTTGAACAGGGCTGCGTTGAGCAGCACCGTCATCCCGTAGATGTGGAAGAACGGCAGCACCGCCAGCAGTCTGTCGTCGGCGCCGATGCCCATCCGCGGGTTGATCTGGCAGACGTTGGCAACCAGGTTGCGGTGGGTGAGCATCACCCCCTTCGGGCGGCCGGTGGTCCCCGACGAGTACGGCAGCACCGCCAGCTGGGTGGCCGGGTCGAACGACACCTGCGGCGCCGGGTGGGCCTCGGCCAGCAGATCACGCAGCGACGGGTGCCCGTCCGCGCCGTCGAGGACGATCACATTCTGATCCGCGATACCGACCTTCGCCGCGGCATCTTTGGCTTGCGGGAGCAGTGGGGAGACGGTGAACAGGAACTTCGCGTGCGAGTCGGTGAGCTGTTTGGCGATGTCCTCGGCGGTGTAGAGGGCGTTGATCGTGGTCGCGACACCCCCGGCGCGCAGGATGCCGTGGAACACCGCGGCGAACGCGGGCACGTTCGGCGAATGCAGGGCCACCACCTCCCCGACCGCCAGGCCGCGGGCGGCCAGCGCCCCCGCCACGGCGTCGATCTGCCCCACCAGGGTCTGGTAGCTGGTCACCGCACCCGAGGCGCCGTCGACCAGTGCGGGCCGGTCCGCATCCGCCGGCGCGAGGTCACCGAACAGGAAATCGTAGACACTCAGGTTCGGGATCTCGACATCCGGAAACGGGCTCTTGAAGCTCACGTGGGTCACTCCCTCGAAGTGTTGCAGCAGCAGTTGTGACACCAGTCACAGGTTCGCCGCAACTCTACCCGCGCGCAATCCCCGTCCGCGGGAAGTCAACCCGCACTCAGGGCTGCGAGTTTTCGATGAGATGTTCGAACGGT from Rhodococcus opacus B4 encodes:
- a CDS encoding AMP-binding protein, whose product is MSFKSPFPDVEIPNLSVYDFLFGDLAPADADRPALVDGASGAVTSYQTLVGQIDAVAGALAARGLAVGEVVALHSPNVPAFAAVFHGILRAGGVATTINALYTAEDIAKQLTDSHAKFLFTVSPLLPQAKDAAAKVGIADQNVIVLDGADGHPSLRDLLAEAHPAPQVSFDPATQLAVLPYSSGTTGRPKGVMLTHRNLVANVCQINPRMGIGADDRLLAVLPFFHIYGMTVLLNAALFNRASLVTMPKFDLVEFLSIVSGQKCTYVFIAPPVAVALAKHPLVDDYDLSSVHSVFSGAAPLDQELGKAVANRLGCRVRQGYGMSEMSPVSHAIPFDRDDIALDSVGPTIANMECKLVDPATGWEVDYPTEGVSAPGELWCKGPNIMAGYLGNEQATAETLDADGYLHTGDIATVDAAGVVTIVDRMKELIKYKGYQVPPAELEALLLTHPQIADAAVIGVLDDEGEEVPKAFVVPQPGAEDLDEAAVIAFVADRVSPHKKVRKVEFIDLVPKSAAGKILRKDLRAGEARRS